The genome window AACAACAAAATGAAGCCCTTCTCGCCAGAGGAGTGGCCGTGGGTTGTGTTGAACGGCACTTACGTCCTCAACAAGAACTACTGGTTCCCAGCTTACACAACTATCTTAGGTCTCCCTGGGGAGACTGAGGAAGATGAGATAATGACCGCCCAGCTTATAATAACGATGGAGAGGGAGCTTGAAGAGAAGCTCGGCAATAGGGCACACTTCACAGTAACTCCATTAGCTTTTATCCCCATGGGCTTGCTTAAAGATAGGGAATTCTTTAACGTTGAGGAGATGATGACTGAAGGCCGGTTCCTGCACCTCTATCATGCTTGGAGGCATCTCTATAAGGAAGTAGTGAAAGGTCTGCCAATGGTTATGAAGGGAAATCCATTCCTGCTTCCCTTCTATCCGCTGGCAAGGCTCGGAGCACGCTTGGTTGTTGAGCACTTAAGAAAGTGGGGAATCAAGCGTGGATTTAATCCAGATAAAAGGCTCGAGCCTTTGGATGTTAGAATCGATGTGGATGAGCATAAATGGCATCCAACTCCATCGCTAATTGAAGCGTATTAGAAAAGAGGAGGTGTTAAACTTATTAAGAATAACTGCATTAGTATAGAGTGGATTGAAGCATATTAGAAAAGAGGAGGCGGCGATTATGCCGAAGGTGGAGATTGAGAAGGAAGAAGGAGAAGTAAGAATTGCCGCAGATAAGGCAACCCTTGAGAAGTTGGAGAAGGCAGTGGAAACCCTTGAGGAATTAAAGAAGCAGGTGCCAGGAATCCCAAGACCCAAGATAGAGGAGGCTATAGCTTCCATTGTAGAGGCAAGAGAAAAGCTCATTCCAAAGGTAGACGTGGAGAGGATTATTGAAACAGTTAAAGGCAGTGAAACAGAGCTTCACATTAAGTTTGACAAGCTGACCTTGGATGGAGAAGTGACAATAAAATTTGCCCCGCTGAAAAAGGAATGACTTCCCCCTTCATTTTTTTATGGTGATAATGGTGAATGCAAAAAACCTTGTAGGAATGCTTCTCAAGCTTCAGAGCTTAATAGTAGAGGGCTCACTTGAGATAAAGCTTGGAGGCAATTTTATCACGATAAGCAAAGATGAGATAATTGTGGATATATCAAGCCCAGGGGAAATAACCAAGCTTGCAAGAGCACTGAAGGAGAGTATGAAGAGTGGCATCACAAAGACTATAAAAAGCATTCCAGATGTCATGAAACTCATAGCAGAGGTTGGAGAAGAGCTATACGAAGCCAAGAAAACACTCATCATCAAATATCGGGGTAGAGATGTTGCGATAATGGGCTTTAAAGCAAATCCCGGCATTCTTGGAATGAATAACGTCGAAATTAAAGACAAGGTAGAGTTAATGAGATTAATCTCAGCTCTTCTAATGATATCATCTCTTCTCTAGGGTCTAATGAGTTTTAATATTTCATACATGAAAAAGCCAGCAAGAATTAGTATGATCATGCTAAGTATTCTAGGTTCCTGACTTATGCCCGGGTAGGCGACATAGGCAATCAGAATCAATGGAAGCACCAAACAAATTGCAACACCCCAGCTTTTTATATAAATACTCAATCCTAAGAAAAAGACAAGTACTAATGCCAGTACAACAAGGCTAACACCTAATATTACTTGTAAGAGCACGTTCAAACCCCACTTGTAAGTTATTCCACCAGCTAATGCTAAAACAGAAAACAACACCACATAAGCTTTTGGCTTTCTCATCCTTTACTCCCCCAAAGTGGAGTTATGCTTTTTCGAGCACTACTGTTAAAACCCCACTCTTCTTGTACGACTTATCCTTAATCCCCTTGACTTTACAAGGAAGCTTAACCCTCTTGTACTTCCCATCTTTAGTCTTTATCACAACTTCATCATCACCAGCTAAATGGACGTCAATATTCTCCTCCCTCCCCCCAGGCAACTCAGCAAGAACACTAACACTATCCTCGTCCTCAAAAACATCAACCATAAAATCGCTAAACTCAACCTCTTCAATGAGTGGTTTCCCACTTCTAACTTTTCCTGGAACATTCCCAAACTCTCGAATCTGAGGCTTCCCATCTGGGCCAATATGCATTGTGAAACCATAGACAATCGGCTTACCATCTATATCAAAATACCTAAACTCTTTTTCAAGCTCTCTGAACTCTCTCTCAACTTGCTCTCTAATTCTCCTGATCTCATCTTCTATATCAAAAAAGAACTCATCAAAAAAGCCATCCCAAAAATCCCTTCTTCTCCTCATCTCTAACACCCCAAACAAACACTATAAGCAGAAAAATAAATCAAAAAAGAAAGCAACACTAATATTCACCCCCGTATTTGCCCTCATATTCACTTCCAGACTCCTTATCCTTCTCTTTCTCGAGCTTGCTCGCTGCAATGACGTCGTCGATTCTGAGGATCATTATTGCTGCTTCGCTTGCACTCTTGATTGCCTGCTTCTTGACTCTCAAAGGCTCTATGACACCGCGCTCAAGCATGTCGGCTGGCTCCCCAGCAGAGACATCAATTCCTATTGCCTTGCCCTTAGTTTTGTGTTCGCTAATGACCTTAACAAGCATATCAATTGTGTCAAGTCCAGCGTTCTCTGCTAATGTCTTGGGGATTATCTTAAGTGCTTCTGAGAATGCTTCAATTGCTAAAGCTTCTTTGCCTCCAACTTGCTTTCCGTACTCATCAAGCCTGATAGAAAGTTCAATCTCAGTTGCGCCTCCTCCTGGGAGAATTGCACCGTCTTCCATAACATCCTTGACGACTTTAATGGCATCCTCAAGGGCTCTCTCGACTTCATCAATGACGTGCTCTGTTC of Thermococcus sp. M39 contains these proteins:
- a CDS encoding Hsp20/alpha crystallin family protein — encoded protein: MRRRRDFWDGFFDEFFFDIEDEIRRIREQVEREFRELEKEFRYFDIDGKPIVYGFTMHIGPDGKPQIREFGNVPGKVRSGKPLIEEVEFSDFMVDVFEDEDSVSVLAELPGGREENIDVHLAGDDEVVIKTKDGKYKRVKLPCKVKGIKDKSYKKSGVLTVVLEKA
- a CDS encoding TCP-1/cpn60 chaperonin family protein; the encoded protein is TEHVIDEVERALEDAIKVVKDVMEDGAILPGGGATEIELSIRLDEYGKQVGGKEALAIEAFSEALKIIPKTLAENAGLDTIDMLVKVISEHKTKGKAIGIDVSAGEPADMLERGVIEPLRVKKQAIKSASEAAIMILRIDDVIAASKLEKEKDKESGSEYEGKYGGEY